A part of Oncorhynchus kisutch isolate 150728-3 linkage group LG2, Okis_V2, whole genome shotgun sequence genomic DNA contains:
- the LOC109908484 gene encoding lysM and putative peptidoglycan-binding domain-containing protein 1 gives MFHGERAPLSTGGAGLLPVNRTRSYGSLVQSNLSPVRQRRIEHQVQPGETLQGLALKYGVSMEQIKRANRLYTNDSIFLKKYLSIPVLSDYNSDANIGVDVTEEDSGKVQDSTSKKVSTQNGKPVNNSEKTQEGTSELSPMNFLKRMDRMISQTKQAAVKRCQEGEKSLTSLEAACTSKTTDRRFTRSNSATVITSPRMHQQAILGAVPLTITKCTKKL, from the exons ATGTTCCACGGGGAACGGGCTCCTCTTTCAACGGGTGGAGCCGGTCTACTCCCCGTTAACCGCACGAGGTCATATGGCAGTCTTGTACAATCCAACCTTTCTCCGGTACGACAAAGACGAATTGAACACCAAGTTCAGCCAGGAGAGACGTTGCAAGGACTCGCGTTGAAATATGGAGTATCT ATGGAACAAATCAAAAGAGCAAATAGACTGTACACGAATGACTCAATATTCCTAAAGAAGTATCTTTCTATCCCTGTGCTGTCAGACTACAACAGTGATGCTAATATTGGGGTAGATGTGACTGAGGAGGACTCAGGcaaggtacaggacagtacaaGTAAAAAAGTCTCTACTCAAAATGGGAAGCCAGTGAACAATTCTGAAAAGACACAAGAAGGTACATCAGAACTTTCTCCAATGAATTTCTTGAAAAGGATGGATCGTATGATCAGCCAGACCAAGCAAGCAGCTGTGAAAAGATgccaagagggagagaaaag TTTGACATCTTTGGAAGCAGCTTGTACCAGCAAGACAACAGACCGTCGATTTACAAGGTCAAACAGTGCCACAGTCATCACCTCTCCCAGAATGCATCAGCAAGCCATACTTGGTGCAGTGCCCCTCACCATCACCAAATGCACCAAGAAActgtga